From Miscanthus floridulus cultivar M001 chromosome 15, ASM1932011v1, whole genome shotgun sequence, the proteins below share one genomic window:
- the LOC136507664 gene encoding uncharacterized protein, whose translation MTKKGWDEVLTRFRAATNLVHDKEQLGSRYRQLKSLYGFIKKLKTQSGLGRREDGSVIATEDWWENNTKDHPEWKKLKNGWPDYLEDLEHMFHGVAVDGSTAYVPGQGEVLEVDDEEDDGNDDSVTPATPVTPSSNGSLKRASSICTTAKSPKKTKLKSPALRTMNRFMANNERIQEERNKYLAAAVEAKISAKQSKEDVIFEKIKQVQHLAKEFGVQESDPVQWLAVLRICQDPIVRDFFIATDTNEGRRAARISVRPQVICDDQDEDSSDDEILSLIAEDVNSEFLSGKYYLVDSGYPNRPGYLAPYKGTMYHLSEYRHAQEPQELGFHLENISQKVFNPFRI comes from the exons ATGACCAAAAAAGGGTGGGATGAGGTTCTAACTCGGTTTAGAGCAGCCACCAATTTGGTTCATGATAAGGAACAGCTTGGTAGTAGGTACAGGCAACTAAAATCCTTGTATGGGTTCATTAAGAAATTAAAGACTCAATCAGGCCTTGGCCGTAGAGAGGATGGGAGTGTCATAGCAACTGAAGATTGGTGGGAAAATAATACAAAG GACCACCCAGAATGGAAAAAGTTGAAGAATGGGTGGCCAGATTACTTGGAAGACCTAGAGCATATGTTTCATGGAGTAGCTGTTGATGGATCCACTGCATATGTCCCTGGACAAGGAGAAGTTCTAGAAgtggatgatgaagaagatgatggcaATGATGATTCAGTTACCCCAGCGACACCAGTCACTCCTAGCAGCAATGGTAGCCTCAAGAGAGCTAGCAGCATATGCACAACTGCCAAAAGTCCTAAGAAGACCAAGTTAAAGAGTCCAGCCTTGAGGACCATGAATAGATTCATGGCAAACAATGAAAGGATACAAGAGGAAAGGAACAAATACCTTGCTGCGGCTGTGGAAGCAAAGATAAGTGCCAAACAATCCAAGgaagatgtcatatttgagaagATTAAGCAAGTTCAGCATCTAGCTAAGGAATTTGGGGTCCAGGAGTCAGATCCTGTTCAATGGTTGGCTGTGCTTCGTATCTGCCAGGATCCAATAGTCCGTGACTTCTTCATTGCAACTGATACTAATGAGGGGAGACGTGCG GCTAGAATTTCAGTGAGGCCACAGGTCATTTGTGATGATCAAGATGAGGATTCCAGTGATGATGAGATATTGTCACTTATTGCTGAGGATGTCAATTCAGAATTTCTATCTG GTAAATACTACCTGGTCGATTCCGGCTATCCAAACCGGCCAGGATACCTTGCACCTTACAAGGGAACCATGTATCATCTGTCGGAGTATCGTCATGCCCAGGAACCTCAAG AATTGGGTTTTCACCTTGAAAACATTTCGCAGAAAGTTTTCAACCCATTTCGCATCTAA